From Paralcaligenes sp. KSB-10:
TGCCGGCGCGAATGCCCGACGGGCATCGACATGGCGAAGATGAAGATCGAATTCCTGTATCAATCGCAAAAGAAACACGGTTTGCGGCTCAAGGATCGGCTGGTTGCCACATTGCCGCATTGGGCTCGCTGGGCGGCAAGGTTTCCGGCATTTTTCAATATGCGCGACACCTTGCCCGGCGCGGCCCTGATATCGGAAAAATGGCTGGGCTTTTCGGCCCGCCGCTCGCTTCCGAAGTGGCGCAGCGACACTTTTCTACGCGATGCGCAATCGGTCGACGCAGCCGCGGCCGACCTGGTGCTGTTCGCCGATACATTCAACAATTATTTCGAATCCGAAAACGCGCGCGCCGCGCACAGAGTGCTGCAGGCCGCGGGCTACCGCGTCTACATCGCCAAGCCCGCCCCGTCCGACGCCGCGCGCGCAAGGCCGCTCTGTTGCGGCCGCACCTATCTGGCCGCCGGCCTTGTCGACCAGGCCAAAGTCGAGGCCCGCCGGGTCATCGAGGCCCTCGAGCCATTTGTCTCACGCGGCATTCCTGTTGTGGGGCTCGAACCGTCCTGCCTGCTGTCCCTGCGCGACGAATTCCTGGTAATGGGCTTGGGCAGCAGCGCCGCCAGCCTGGCAAAAAACTCGTATTTATTCGAAGAATTCCTGGCGCTCGAACATAAAGCCGGCCGCTTGCACTTGAAGCTGGCCGCGCTTCCGCAAAAACGCGCCTTGCTGCACGGCCATTGCCATCAGAAGGCATTCGACGCGATCAAGCCTGTGCAACAGGTATTGGGCCTGATTCCCGAGCTGAAAGTCGAGCTGATCGAATCGAGCTGCTGCGGCATGGCGGGCAGCTTCGGCTTCGACGCGCAGCATTACGACATATCCATGCAAATGGCCGAACTGTCCTTGTTGCCTGCTCTGCGCAAAGCCGAGCCGGACACGCTGCTGGTCGCCGACGGAACCAGCTGCCGCCATCAGATCGCCGACGGCCTGCACCATACCCGCAAAGCGGAGCACGTTGCCTGCGTCCTGGAACGCGCGCTGGCCCGAAACTGACAAAACTGTCATATTCGCGACAGCCTGAAGCCCTGCAACAAAGTGTAAAGTCAGGCTATGCTCATGTCTGCGAACTTCCACTGGCTCCCGCCCGCCGACATTTTATTGATATAGCCCGAGTGCCGTAAACCCCTATGCTTCTTCCTTTGCTGCTATTACAAGGCGCGCCGCGACGTACCACCGGCGCCGCCTGCCTGGCCATGGCTGTGTTGCTGGCAGGTTGCGCCGTCGGGCCCGACTACGTACGCCCAAGCATGGAGGTTCCGGCCGCCTACAAAGAAGCAGGCCCCTGGAAAACGGCGCAACCGCGGCAGATCGACAGCGGGCATAACTGGTGGCAAGCCTATGGCGACCTAACATTGGACCACCTGATCGAACAAGCCAATCAGACCAATCAGAACATACGCCAGGCCGAAGCCCAGTATCGTCAGGCGCTTGCCGTGGCGGCCGAGGCACGGGCTGGCTTCTGGCCTACCCTGGGCATCGGCGGCGGTGCCGGACGTGCGCAAACCAATACCAACGGCCCCAAGCTGGGCAACAACTACACGGTTGGGGTGACCGCCGGGTGGGAGCCTGATCTCTGGGGAGGCATACGCCGCAGCGCCGAGGCCGGCCAGGCGGCAAGCCAGGCCAGCGCCGCCGACCTGGCCGCAGCCCGCCTGAGCATACAGACCACACTGGCGCAAGACTATATGCAGTTGCGCGTCACCGACTTGCAACTGGATCTCTATGCCCGAACCCTGAAGGCCTATCAGCGCGCGCTCACACTCACGCAGAACCAGTACGCGGCCGGCGTGACCCTGCGTTCGGATGTGGCGCTGGCACAAAGCCAACTGAGTACGGCGCAGGCGCAGGCACTCGACCTGCAGGCCCAGCGCAGCCAGTTGGAACACGCGCTCGCCATCCTGACCGGCAAGGCGCCGGCGGCCTTTTCGCTGCCGCCCGTGCCGTCAAACTCTGAACAAACCTTGTCCTTGCCCATGCAATTGCCGGCCATTCCCACCGGGCTGCCCAGCGATCTGCTCGAACGGCGCCCCGATATCGCCAGCGCGGAACGCCGCGCGGCCGCCGCCAATGCCAACATCGGCGTGGCTCGTGCTGCCTACTTCCCTTCCCTTATGCTTAGCGCGAGCGGCGGCTTCGACTCCGGCAGTTTCCTGCAATGGTTCAATGTGCCGGGCCGAGTCTGGGCACTGGGCGCATCGCTGGCGCAAACCGTCTTCGACGGCGGCCTGCGCAAGGCGCGCGATCAACAGGCCACGGCGGCCTATGACGCTGCCGTGGCGCAATACAAGCAGACCGTGCTGGGCGGCTTTCAGGAAGTGGAAGACAACCTGGCCACCCTGCGGATTCTGGCGCAGGAAGCCGTGGCGCAAGACCAAGCCGTACAGTCGGCCAGGCTCGCGGCGAACCTGGCCCTGGCCCAATATCGCGCCGGCACCAGCATTTACCTGAATGTCGTTACGGCGCAGGCCTTGGCATTAAGCGCCGAACGCACCATGGCGCAACTGCGCGGCCGCCAACTGCTTGCCAGCGTCGCCCTGATCAAGGCCACCGGCGGCGGCTGGAGCGCCAGCCAATTGCCGGCCGGCCCATCGGAAACAGCCTCCCGCGCCAAATCCAATTAAAAATCCAAGTAGAAATTCATGACTACACTATCTTCCACACGACGCTCCATGCTGCTGATCGGCATACCCGCGCTGATCGTGCTTGGCGGCCTCGTCTGGTACATAAGCCATCATCACAGCGACAGCTCCACACCACCCGACAGCCAGGCAGCGCCGGTCGTGGCAACGACGGCGCCGGTCACGCAGCAGGATGTGCCCATCTATCTCACCGGCGTAGGCACCGTGGTTCCCAGAGAAAGCGTCACGGTCAGGACCCGGATCGACGGCGAACTCGACCAGGTCGGCTTCACGGAAGGCCAGGACGTGGTGAAAGGGCAATTGATCGCGCAACTCGATCCCCGCACGCAGCAGGCCCAGCTGGATCAGGCCTTGGCGCAAAAAGCCAAGGACCAGGCGCAACTGGTAAACGCCAAGCTCGATTTGCGCCGCTATACCGAACTCATCAAGCAAGACGCCGCCACCCGCCAGACCCTGGATACCCAGCGTGCCCAGGTGGCCCAGATCGAAGCGGCCGTGCAATCCGACAACGCCCAAATCAGCTTTGCCAGGACGCAGCTCAGCTATACCCACATCACTGCCCCGATCAGCGGACGCACAGGCGCACGGCTGGTAGACCCGGGCAATATTGTGCATGCCGCGGACGCCAACGGCCTGGTGGTAATCAACCAGATAGACCCCATTGCAGTCGTATTCACCTTGCCCGAAGAATCGTTCCAGGATATCAATCATGCGCTCAAGGCCAGCCAGGAACCGCTAGCCGTGGAAGCTTACCCCCGCAACAGCGCGCAAGTCCTGGGACGCGGCCATCTGATTCTCCTGAACAACCAGATCGACACCAGTACAGGTACGGTTCAGATCAAGGGCAGCTTCCCCAATCCCGAACATAAGCTCTGGCCGGGCCAGTATGTGAATGCGCGACTGTACCTGGGCATACGCAAGCAGGCGCTGACCGTGCCGGCCGAAGTCGTTCAGCGCGGCCCCGACGGCACCTATGCCTATGTCGTCGACTCCGACGAAACCGTACGGATTCAAGCCATACACGTCATCAACATCCAGGATGGCATCGCCATCGTCGACCAGGGCTTGAGCGCCGGGCAGCGTGTGGTGCGGGATGGCCAATACAAGCTCAGGCCGGGCCTGCGCATAAGCGAAGCGCAAGCGCAAACCGCCCCTGCAGCGAAAGGAAACGCCAAGTGAGCATTTCCGCCACCTTCATCAAGCGCCCGATCGGCACGTCGCTGCTGGCGCTGGCGCTGTTCCTGGTTGGCGCGGCGGTGTTTCCGCTGCTGCCGGTGGCACCCCTGCCGCAAGTCGATTTTCCTACGATTCAGGTTACGGCCAAACTGCCCGGCGGCAACCCCGAAACCATGGCGTCCAGTGTCGCTCAGCCACTTGAGCGGCAGTTCTCCCTGATTGCCGGCCTGACGCAAATGACCTCGGTCAGCGCGCTGGGGTCCACGCAAATTACCCTGCAATTCGACCTGAATCGCGATATCGACGGCGCCTCGCTCGATGTGCAGGCCGCAATCAACGCCGCCGCGGGGCAGTTGCCGGCGAATCTGCCGAATCCGCCGACTTTCCGCAAGATCAATCCGGCCGATTCATCCATCATGATCCTGTCGGTGCAGTCGAATGCCTTGCCCATCACCGAGGTCAACGATTACGCCGACAATATTCTG
This genomic window contains:
- a CDS encoding efflux transporter outer membrane subunit, producing MLLPLLLLQGAPRRTTGAACLAMAVLLAGCAVGPDYVRPSMEVPAAYKEAGPWKTAQPRQIDSGHNWWQAYGDLTLDHLIEQANQTNQNIRQAEAQYRQALAVAAEARAGFWPTLGIGGGAGRAQTNTNGPKLGNNYTVGVTAGWEPDLWGGIRRSAEAGQAASQASAADLAAARLSIQTTLAQDYMQLRVTDLQLDLYARTLKAYQRALTLTQNQYAAGVTLRSDVALAQSQLSTAQAQALDLQAQRSQLEHALAILTGKAPAAFSLPPVPSNSEQTLSLPMQLPAIPTGLPSDLLERRPDIASAERRAAAANANIGVARAAYFPSLMLSASGGFDSGSFLQWFNVPGRVWALGASLAQTVFDGGLRKARDQQATAAYDAAVAQYKQTVLGGFQEVEDNLATLRILAQEAVAQDQAVQSARLAANLALAQYRAGTSIYLNVVTAQALALSAERTMAQLRGRQLLASVALIKATGGGWSASQLPAGPSETASRAKSN
- a CDS encoding efflux RND transporter periplasmic adaptor subunit, with the translated sequence MTTLSSTRRSMLLIGIPALIVLGGLVWYISHHHSDSSTPPDSQAAPVVATTAPVTQQDVPIYLTGVGTVVPRESVTVRTRIDGELDQVGFTEGQDVVKGQLIAQLDPRTQQAQLDQALAQKAKDQAQLVNAKLDLRRYTELIKQDAATRQTLDTQRAQVAQIEAAVQSDNAQISFARTQLSYTHITAPISGRTGARLVDPGNIVHAADANGLVVINQIDPIAVVFTLPEESFQDINHALKASQEPLAVEAYPRNSAQVLGRGHLILLNNQIDTSTGTVQIKGSFPNPEHKLWPGQYVNARLYLGIRKQALTVPAEVVQRGPDGTYAYVVDSDETVRIQAIHVINIQDGIAIVDQGLSAGQRVVRDGQYKLRPGLRISEAQAQTAPAAKGNAK